The following is a genomic window from Gemmatimonadota bacterium.
AGCTCCACCGTCTCCTTGAGCACCTGGAACGGCGTGCGGGGGCCCGCCGGCGCCGCCACGTGGTCCTTCTGCCCCCACCAGCGGATGCTGGTGATGCTGCCGCTCCCCCCGCCCCGGAACATCAGCCCGGCGTAGAGCGAGGCCTGGTAGACCAGGTGCAGCACCGTGCCCACCAGCGTCACCCAGCCCACCACGGTGGCCCCCTCCCGCCACAGCGCCCACCCGGCCACGGCAAAGAACCCCACGTTCACCACGTCGTCGCCCACCTGATCGAGCCACTCCCCGAGCCGCGAGCGGATGTACTTGAGGCGCGAGATCTCGCCGTCGCAGCCGTCGAGGATCGACTGCAGCTGCACCAGCAGCGCCCCCGGCACCAGCATCGCGGCGCCGCCCCACCCGACCAGCCCGATGGCCGCGAGCCCGAACCCCAGCGCGATGAGCGTCATCTGGTTGGGGGTGAGCGCGGTACGGATGAGCATGCGGGTGATCGCCAGCGAGATCTTCCGGTTGATCGCCCGGCTGACGATGCCATCGGTGGCCTTGAGCAGGGCGCCGAACAGCAGGTCCTCGGCCTGGCGGGCCGCGGCGGCATCGGGCACAGCGAGCAGGAACTCATCCGGCGTGCGCGGCGCCTGCTCGATGCCGCCCCGGTAGCCCCGCTGCACCAGGTGCTTGGGCAGGAGCCGGTGCCAGACCAGGCCGACGGGCGCGGTGAGCAGGGGCGGCTCGGCGGCCACCGGGACGAGGCGCAGGCGGAGCCGCGGGTCGGCGGGGACCAGGGCGATGAGATCGGCGGGGAGCGCAACCTCCTCGATCCCCGCGTCCTGCAGCGAGAGCAGCTGGCGGAACAGCACGCTCAGCCCGGCCACCTCGAGCCGCGGGTCGCCGGCGGCGGGGAGGGTGAGCGCGGCACGGCGCATCACGCCGCCGCCTGCCGGGCCTCGAGCCGCATCAGCACCACGAGGTACAGGTTGAGCAGCGTGGTGCACAGCGCGAAGTACACCACGACCGCGGGCGGCCACCAGTACGAGGCCGTGAGCAGCACGTAGCCCAGCGCAAAGTGGGTCCCGATGCCGAGCAGCGTCCAGGCCTGCATCCGGCCGGCGTTGGCGGCGCGGTAGGCGGCGGGGTCGGCGGCCGGCGCGATCTGCAGCGCGGCGTGCTGCACCATCGAGTAGTTGTAGTAGAGCGCCAGCAGCAGCGCGTCGCGCAGGCGGCGTTCGCGCCAGGCGCGGTCGCGTTCGGCCCGGACCGCGCCCAGGTCTTCCTCGCGCTCGGAGTAGCCGGCGCCCGCCCGGGCGATGTAGCGCGACTTGGTGTGGTCGAACAGCGCCGACTGCACCGCCGAGCTGGCGATGCCGAGCAGCGCCAGCAGCCAGTACCAGGGGCTGCCGAAGGTGGCCGCCATGTACGCCCCGGCGCCCACGCCGAGCGCGATGCCCACGGCGTAGTCGGCGATGCCGTCGAGGATGGCGCCGTAGGTGGAGGAGATCTTGCGGGCCCGCGCCAGCTGGCCGTCACAGCAGTCGAGCACCACCGCGGCAAAGAGGAGCGCGCCGCCGAGCAGCCGGCCGGCGGGCCAGTCCGTGGCAAGGCCGGTGACCACGCCGCCCGAGACCCCGACGAGCCCGGAGAGCAGCGTGACCTGGTTCGGCGTGATGGGGGTGTGCAGCAGCAGGGCGACGACCCGGCGGGCGAGCGGGCGGTGGATCCGCTCGTCCACCCACTCCTCGACCTCGGGCGGCTTGGCCGGCGCGGCGGGGGCCGGGCTAGCGGGCAAAGCGGGCGCGGGCATCCTCGAGGTCGGCGAGGTCATCAATCTCGGTCCATTCGTGGTGGCCGATCGGAACGGTGCGGAAGCTAACGCCCGCGTGCATCATCCGCTGGAAGGCGTCCTCGTAGTAGCCCTGGGTGTCACCGGCGTCGCGCATGGCCTCGAGGGTGGCCCAGAAGATCGGCAGCGCGAGCCCGCCCACCTTCTGGATCCCGATCGACTCGCCGGCGCACTGCGCGGGGTCGA
Proteins encoded in this region:
- a CDS encoding CDP-alcohol phosphatidyltransferase family protein, translating into MMRRAALTLPAAGDPRLEVAGLSVLFRQLLSLQDAGIEEVALPADLIALVPADPRLRLRLVPVAAEPPLLTAPVGLVWHRLLPKHLVQRGYRGGIEQAPRTPDEFLLAVPDAAAARQAEDLLFGALLKATDGIVSRAINRKISLAITRMLIRTALTPNQMTLIALGFGLAAIGLVGWGGAAMLVPGALLVQLQSILDGCDGEISRLKYIRSRLGEWLDQVGDDVVNVGFFAVAGWALWREGATVVGWVTLVGTVLHLVYQASLYAGLMFRGGGSGSITSIRWWGQKDHVAAPAGPRTPFQVLKETVELAGRRDFFTFLYLPAALLGITEVALAWCAVIYSVSGVTTGLQWLVRGGPEPAPRTS
- a CDS encoding CDP-alcohol phosphatidyltransferase family protein, whose translation is MPASPAPAAPAKPPEVEEWVDERIHRPLARRVVALLLHTPITPNQVTLLSGLVGVSGGVVTGLATDWPAGRLLGGALLFAAVVLDCCDGQLARARKISSTYGAILDGIADYAVGIALGVGAGAYMAATFGSPWYWLLALLGIASSAVQSALFDHTKSRYIARAGAGYSEREEDLGAVRAERDRAWRERRLRDALLLALYYNYSMVQHAALQIAPAADPAAYRAANAGRMQAWTLLGIGTHFALGYVLLTASYWWPPAVVVYFALCTTLLNLYLVVLMRLEARQAAA